CCTTCATTATCAGTCACTTGTACCTGATATACACCCACCGTCAAATCATTTTTTGTATTCGTTCCGGCTTCGCCATTCCAAGTGTAGGTATAAGGAGCAGTGCCACCGCCGATGTTTAAGGTAATAGCACCTGTGCCGCCTTTGCAGGCGATTTCGTCTATATTAAGATTGCTAAGTTGAAGGGGAGAAGCAGACGTAGTATAAAAAAAGTTGGTACTGGAAGTAAGCGGGCAAAAATTACCATCATTATATACAGCTACTTTCCAGTAATATTTTGTATTGGGCGCAAGACCACTCAAATTGTAAGAAGTATTGTCGGTGAGAATATCCAATTTGTAGCCGATGGCAGGCGCATATACATATAAATTGTAGCGATTGGCGGTAGGAACTTCTTTCCATTGCAATTTTACCGAAGTAGCTACACTGGAATCCGTATTGGCAGGATAATACAAAGCAGATGCTATTAAATCATCAAATTGTAATACTTGGTTGCTGTTGAGCAAATAATTTCTTTCCTGATTCAGATTTGCTTTAATAGCTTGTATTTGTTGATTGCTGAAATAGGTTTGGCAGGCATCGTTAGAATAAGACATAAAGAGTTCGCCATCGGGCTGATAAGGTTCTCCGGTGGGGTCTTCGTAATCCTGATTATAGGGGCAATTCCAACGGGCAGAGATAAAGTCGGCGGGCGTATCGCAAAAACCATCGCCGGCATCGTTGCAGTTGGCATTAGGACCGGAGCGGGCTACATTTTCAATACTCCAGGAAGAGGGCGGGTCGCTGGGGGTGTGGTCTTCCCAGCCATTAAAAGTATGCGGCATAGAAAAATAATGCCCTAACTCGTGGGTGAGCGTAGAAGAACCCGTAGCCGAGCAACTCTGTGCCACTGATACGCCATCGCCCCAGGGCGAATAATAACCGCAATTGCCCGCAGGGTCATCTACCACAAATATATTTACCGCACTACTTACACCCGATTGCATCATATCAAATGTATCTCCAAAAGTATGCTGATAAAAAGTAGAATTATTGACTTTAATAATATCGTTATCATTCAAGAAAAACTGAATATTTAAAGGGGCATAATTTTTATTCAAATCACATATCATTTGCAAAACAGAAGTGATGGCAAAGTGCATTTTACCATCAGAAGTTCCGATATTATGCACCTGAACGGGTACATATTGAATTTCATCTAAGCGAAAACTTTCCGGTTTTTTTTGAAAGTTTTTTAACCACACTCTTTGTTCTTGCGACAACTGCGCTCCGCAAAAATTTTTTTCTTGTGCTACTACACTTAATTGTATAGTGCCCAATATCATCAACCACAATAAGGAACGTTTCATGTTCAAAAATTAAAAAAATATAAAAATGATAATTTTACAATATAAAAAAACAAAAATAATACAGAAGTTAAACAAGAATAAAATTTAATAGAAATTATTTAGAAAATGTCTAATAAGTATCACTTCAAAGATAAAATCTTCTGTAAAACAGTGTTTTTAATGAGTTGCCATCAAGGTTAAAAAAACTTATAGACCGTAAAAATATTTTTACTTGTTTGAAATATAAATACCGAAAATAATACAGCCAAAAGCGAGTAAATGCCACCACATTAAAATTTCGCCGTCAGCCACCCCCCACCCCAAAGCTACCAAAGGCATCATATAAGTAACCGAAGAGGCAAATAAAGCGGAGGTTCGTTGTGCAATTCGGAAATACAACACATTTGCCAGCGCAGTACCAAAAAAACCCAAAAATGCCACAAACCACAAACTTATACGAATAGAAGGAACAGTAGTGTAGGTATGTGCAAAATTGCTCAATAGCAGATAACTCAATGCCGGAATAAAGAGCATCAGCATAGATACGCAGGTAATAACAGGTGCGGATAAATGACTACAATATTGTTTTACGGTATTTACGCTGATTCCATAACAAAAAGTAGCGATGATTACCAACAAAGCGTATAAATTATTATTGCCGGCAGTGCTGATGTGGGTAGAGGAACTTTGTGCAAACACAATTTGCAATGCACCCGCCAAACCCAACAAAACACCCAATAATTTGTTTCGTTGAAAAGAAACTTGAAATAAAGCAATGCCTATCAAAAAAGTAGAGAGCGGTGTAAGTGCATTTAAAATACCCGCCAGCGAGCTGTTGATATGCGTTTGAGCAATTGCAAACAATATAGCCGGAATTCCGCTTCCTGTCAAACCCACCACTATCAAATATTTCAAATCTTTCATTTTTACGCTGCGCACCGCCGTATAAAGTAAAGGTGACAAAGCAAACCCCGCCATCACCATACGAAGTGC
Above is a genomic segment from Sphingobacteriales bacterium containing:
- a CDS encoding DMT family transporter codes for the protein MGKPKAIDYATLLLLAFIWGSSFILMKKALHQGLAPLQLAALRMVMAGFALSPLLYTAVRSVKMKDLKYLIVVGLTGSGIPAILFAIAQTHINSSLAGILNALTPLSTFLIGIALFQVSFQRNKLLGVLLGLAGALQIVFAQSSSTHISTAGNNNLYALLVIIATFCYGISVNTVKQYCSHLSAPVITCVSMLMLFIPALSYLLLSNFAHTYTTVPSIRISLWFVAFLGFFGTALANVLYFRIAQRTSALFASSVTYMMPLVALGWGVADGEILMWWHLLAFGCIIFGIYISNK